A window of Cryptomeria japonica chromosome 3, Sugi_1.0, whole genome shotgun sequence contains these coding sequences:
- the LOC131027935 gene encoding calmodulin-like protein 7 translates to MANLDEIRRIYEIIDGNADGVVSVGEISCFVNRLGIPISEQDITCMFSSLSNHEDKFNCVGFEEFVHLYQSIFSNEDAELEDESKDLMEAFKVFDRNEDGYISSTELQQVLSSLGLIAQGQHCENMICRFDSDCNGVLDFMEFKNMMASKLSS, encoded by the coding sequence ATGGCGAACCTTGATGAGATCAGAAGAATTTATGAAATTATAGATGGCAATGCGGATGGAGTTGTGAGTGTGGGTGAAATCAGTTGTTTCGTAAACAGACTTGGAATACCAATTTCAGAACAAGATATCACATGTATGTTCAGTTCTCTGAGCAATCATGAAGACAAATTTAACTGCGTAGGATTTGAAGAATTTGTGCATTTATATCAGTCAATCTTCAGTAACGAAGACGCGGAATtagaagatgagtcaaaggattTGATGGAAGCTTTCAAAGTTTTTGATCGGAATGAAGATGGATATATCTCTTCCACTGAGCTGCAACAAGTCCTGTCCTCTCTGGGATTGATCGCACAGGGCCAACATTGCGAGAATATGATTTGCAGATTTGATTCAGATTGTAATGGAGTGTTGGATTTCATGGAATTCAAGAATATGATGGCATCGAAACTCTCTTCATGA